The stretch of DNA attattttataatgaatttaCATTATCATAGAGATAATAAATGATTCAACATTATGACATTATTACTaaatttggtaaaaaaaaaaattaagaaaagtcaTATTCCACGTTTTGCTGAAAATATAGGACAGCTCAGATAagattttgctcaaaaatatAACGTAAAGCACGATTTAgaacaattttgcaatttagctCAACAagttattaattaattgattaattttgagttaacactcggaggactttactggtacttgctaccaattggaacttaaaaatcgtcacagaataaaatcaattggacttatctcgatgaatttagcatctatgtgtagagaattttaattattttaagataacacaaagaaaatcgcgagaaaagtcttttctttggaagataattgaggtcaaagtcagaatccaacgtggaggatcaaattggtaataactaccagtcaaaatcccatacattttagacattgttttgaggttatgttttcccatatttcccaaagaaagtactcttgttccaTTTTCCCcgagtgaaaattattaatatggacgaattttattgccggaagtaattaaaaagttacttgaagaatcaaagttagtgatgatttaggcgcaataataaattaggcAAAATTGCAGCTAAAAAGTCGTtttaattggcaattttgcatcgattttacgcaatttttttcagtgacgattttcttaattaaatatttagtaattatatGCAGGAATGCTTCaaagagattgagaattagtgaaactttcgatcctcgttcaataaactgattaataattaattattgagcatattttatcagctggtagttattaccaatttgatcctccgcgttgtgccaaatatTGGGTCCTCAAAgtgttaaatataaaaaaaaaacattttattgatcaAAACGTCGCAAATGGGTTAACAGTTTGAaataacgaactttttttgaaTGGGAGAAAACGCCGACTTTGGCCGACAGTGGACAATTTTGCGCGTCAGGAAGGAAATGTTTACGTGTACTTTTCTGCGAGACTTCCTGGACTGAGTGAATCGCTTAAGTAGCCAATAATCCGACAATGTCGGTGCGAAAGAGGGTGTGCGTTGTGGTCCTCGGTGATATTGGACGCAGCCCCCGGATGCAGTATCACGTAAAGAGTCTCCTCGAACACAATTTCACCGTGGATCTCGTGGGGTACGTTGAGACTCCACCCCTAGCCCAGATTACTGCGAGTGATCAAGTGAAGATTCACGAACTCAACCCTTTCCCGAATCTTGAACTTCCACGCCTCATAAACTACGTAACAAAGACAATTTGGCAATTTCTCACGCTCCTTGTGGCCCTGCTGTCGATCTCTCGTCCGGATTTGATGCTGTGTCAGAATCCACCGGCAATCCCCACGCTTTTTGTGTGCTACTACTACTGCTGGCTCCGGAATACGCGTCTCCTGGTTGATTGGCACAACTACACCCACACAATCCTGGCACTGACATCCACGGAAACGAGCCTGGTTGTGCGGATTGCCCGCTGGATGGAAGGCTACTATGGGCGTCGTAGTGCTGGGAATCTCTGTGTTACGGAGGCAATGAAGAGGAATCTCCTGAAGGTGTGGGATATAAAGGCTACAGTTCTGTATGATCGCCCCCCGGAACATTTTCGCCCCATCTCCCTGGAGGAGCGACATGAGCTGTACATGAAGCTCTCCACGAGCATATCGGAATTCCTCACACGTACATCGGATGACTTCAAGGAAAGTGGAGTCATTGAATCCACAAACTTCACACAGAGACTCAGCAATGGTACCATTCTGGCTAAACCATTGCGTCCGGGAATACTCATAAGTAGCACCAGTTGGACACCCGATGAAGATTTCTCCGTTCTCCTGTCAGCTTTGGAGATGTACGAGGAGCACGTTCGTGGGAAGCCTCGTGGGGAATTCCCAGATCTCGTGTGCATCATCACAGGGAAGGGGCCCCAGAAGGAGTTTTACCTGAATGTGCTGAAGGGGAAAAAGTGGCAGCATGTGTCCGTCGCTACGCCCTGGCTTGAGAATGAAGACTACCCCAAACTCCTAGCAGCTGCTGATCTCGGTGTTTGTCTCCACTGGAGCTCCAGTGGTCTGGACTTACCTATGAAGGTTGTGGATATGTTCGGATGTGGACTTCCGGTGTGCGCCATCAACTTCCAATGGTTAGTTCCAATGGGGAAGGAGGTATCTTTTATCCAAAAGACCTTCCTGAACAACAAATAATCGAATCTTATTAGaataatcgaagcattttaaaaaacGAAGCAGGATACTCAAAGCTttgaaaagttcaatttaCACTACCCatcaaaagtttccgggcaagcaaaagTGGCTGTATCTTTGGTTGTGGCCCGTTGTGGCTaaccgatttttaaaaatttatcagatttggaaagagaattaaattacctttccaacgacaatctattcattaaaatcagtgcactagcggccgagatgcaagaggtcaaagtgaaaaattgtgaaaaaaaacgcttttgcctagctttaccaaaatggctgcaaAGAAAtaacgggttgaccgattttcaaaaattaatcagttttggaaaggtgagaaatgtacctttccaaaactaataaatttgtaaaaatcggttcaccacagccggagatatagccacttgaaatttgccttcaaaaatacgccATTTTAGCTTGTCCGGAAACTTTTGACGAGTAGTGTAACTTTTGAGGAAGTGTAgggcaaagaaaaattcacacaggTAGGCAACTCCTCAGACTCGTGTCTTTTGAGTAACTATCGATATATCTTCAGGTGGTATAGTATCCTTTCTGGGGAAGTCCTTCAATGGAACCTCTCACAAACCCTTTCATTTCCTTTCAGTCTCGAGGAGCTCGTTCAGCATCGCACGAATGGCTTCATCTTCAACAATTCCGCTGAACTCTTTGAACATCTCATCTATTGGTTTGAGAGATTCCCCGACAACATTGCCCTGCATTCGCTAAAGGAGGAAATGAACAAATCCCTGAGGAACTTCCAGCAGCTACGATGGAAGGACAATTGGGATCGTGAAGCTCTTACGTACTTCCAGTAATATTGCAGTCAGGAAGCGAGGAGGAAGAATCATTAATCattctcattaaataattttcatgtgaaaatcttttgttttaatataaattagcGAAAATTGTGTTCTCTAGACGAGCTTCTTTGCCTCGAAGAAACTCTTGAGATGGCGCATCTGCCAGAAGCCCATTGCCAGGAGGACAACTGTCTGAATGAGGGACCACCACAGAACACGGGAGTTTGTACTCTCACTCGTCTGCCGGAATCTCTCTTCACGGTactgcaatgaaaaaaaaaagatatccgGGAAGGATAGAATTGAGGTTAGAATCATCTcagggagagagaaagaatcTTCTCTTACCCTTTGATAGTTTTGTTCCTTCGTAATCTGATCCACCTGATCCAGAAGCTGTCGCATACGCAGCTGCAGCTCTGTTAGCTTCTCTTTCTGTGCCACATTGGCATAATCAATGGCGTGCTCTCCCACCTGGATGTCCAGGTGCACACGTAGCTGGGATCCACTGAACCAGGCACTACTGTTGGAGTACATGCAAATCACATGCTCACCCGGGGTGTGGGATGTAAAGGAGATTCTCCCATCTGAACTGTACACCCGCGAAAGGATTGTCTTATCATCCGGATCCCGTACCTCCACATGCATCCCAATTCCCGGAGATGATGGCATAAAACCCCCCGAACGTGGATCATACAATTCCACCTTGTAATTAACTGGAAGAAACCACCCCAAGGAATTCCATTAGAATAAACATCCTGACCAAGAtgacataacctcacaaaCCTATGACGGTAGTTTCATCGGGAATTTCCTCAATGAAGCACTTCCTCTCCGTTTCGCCAATGTGAAAGTACAGCGCATTGCTGCAATGGAGACTAACAACCAGGACTACAATCCACTTCCACATCTTTTTATGCACAAAAATCCGCACGAAAGTTTTTCCCAAAGAGACACGTCACCCGTTCACTGTGTTTCCGCTAGAGGGCTCTGTtgttcttttctcttctttccaCGCGCTTTCTTCGCGATTcgcaagaagaattttatttattttcgaaGAAATGGCCGGAAGTACGTGTGGTTTTGAGATTATTCTCACACCGGATAAGGTAAGAGGTGGGAAGGAAGCAATTTTCACGAAATGTTTCAAGTTTGCTTGCTTCCATTGCAGGGAAAATGCTTGAGGGCTACGCGAAAGTTCCGGAAAGGTGAGGCAATCATCGAGGAATCTCCATTGATTTCCTGTCAATTCCCCTGGAATGCCTTCTATGGGTATCGTGCCTGTAGCCACTGTCTCAGGTGAGGAGCTTAGAGATTCCctttcagtgaattttctgattaattgtCTGGTTTTCCTTCCCTACAGACCCCTGGAGACAGCTGAAGAGTGTGCCAGACGCCTTGCAGATGACCCGACAATCACCCTGCCCTATCCGGAACACTGTTCAATCCTCAAAAGTCTCACGGCACAGGTGAAGTGCCCTGTATGCGGCGTGGCGTACTGCAGTGAAAGTTGCCTGACGGAAGCATTCCAGAAGTACCATAAAACCCTCTGCAAGCTGAAGACACCCCTCCAGGGACTCCTGGAGATGTGGCGCAATATGCACTACCCGCCGGAAACGTGCAGTATCATGCTGATTGCAAAAATCTTCGCCACAGTGCGCCAGGCAGGCAATCCCACGGAGATTCTCAGCATTCTCCGGGAATTTCAGAGTGAGGATGTTTGCAATAggatttatcacaaaattcttGGGGAACAATTCGTCGAGCAGCTCGCAACGCTCCATGAGTACATGAAGAGTATCTTCATTGAGCCAATTTATGCGGAATTGCTGTCTCCGGAAAACTTCAAAGCCCTCTTCATCCTTGTTGGGCGCAATGGGCAGGGAATCGGGACGAGTTCCTTTGCAGCGTGGCAGAAGAATCTCGAGAAGGTGGACATTGACGATCGAGCGAGTCTGGAGAATGACATTGCAACGCTTTATGAtaaatttgaggaattttccggATCATTCCTGGACGTGGAGGGATCGGGATTGTATGTGGTGCAGAGTAAACTCAATCACAGTTGCCTACCAAATGCTGAGATCAAGTTTCCCCACTCCAATCACACCCTGATGATATCTGCTGTGAAGGATATTGAGCCTGGTGAGGAGATTTGCATCTCATACCTCAGTGAGTGCCTCCTCAATCGTTCCCGGCACACCAGGCATAAATTCCTCAAGGAGAACTACCTGTTTGTGTGTCAATGTGAACTGTGTACGAGTCAAATTGCCGATCCGGATGTGACGAGTAGTGAGGATGAGGATGAGGAAGCAATGGAGGCAGATGAGCAGGAAACGTCAAAAGCTTCCAATGCCATGGAAACGTTGGATATCAACTGAGAAGAGCCGGACTGCAATGCAATAAAGAAAAGGACTCGTGAACTCTGACGTCTCTTCATTTACTTCCCCAGGAAGTCGTCCAGGAGATGCCCAGGATGTACAAAGAAGAAACTCccggaaagtcaatcataacgcgttcagttataagagttggtatcaGAGACTCTAGCTACGACTAGTCAATGCTGCCCTCTTTTAAggctagaggtttctgatgttccagaaagggattcggagatattgcctaAAAGATattgggatgtctaaaacgtgctcataccaagtttgagctcgatctgaggtggtcggtttttccgatgattacaatactttgTATACCatgattgtggtataccaactataATTATGAAAAAGTAAGTCAAACTTTATTTCCCATTACGTAGAAACAGGTACAAGATTAATGAGGGTATTGCTGGATTCAGCCAATTCTACTATTGATACCCTCCCACGTTGCCGGATGAACTTAGCCACAGCCTGAAGTTCAGCTTCGGAGATGTGAATGAATTTCCCACGATCATCAATCACCCCTGTGAGGGTTCCCCCATTCTTCAGGTCCGTGATACGATCAATGACAGCCTGTGTCTTCATCTTGAAGTGCGTGGCAAGATCCTCCAGCACCACAACCTTATTTCGCTGAATGTACTCCACAAATTCCTTCAGGAGATTCTCCTGATCTTCATCACCTTCCTCAAAGCCCTCCTCTTCAACGTCAAAGGAAGCTTTAAGCTTCAAATACTCCTCATATTCCTTCCTCTCGCGCTCTTCCTGTGCCCTCTTTTCCGCCTCTTCACGTGCCTTCTCCTCCTCACGTTCCTTCTCCTCCAACTTCCGACGTTCCTCCTCCTGCAGAGCTTCCTTCTTCTTTCGTTCCTCCCTCACGCGCAACTCCGCCTCACGCTGTGCCTTCTTCTCAGCCTTTGCTTCGAGCTTTGCTCGCTTCTTTGTACCCATTTTTTCACCTGAAAAATCAGGAACTGCCCTCTCAGCACCCTCCTCATCAGCTCCTTCCTCCTCCACATCATCATCTTCTGCAGCAGCTGCCTCTGCGGCGTTTGCCTGCCTCAAACGATTCCTCTGATTCCGTGCAAGTTGGGCACGTCTCGGAATACCCTCCTGCACCCGCATTGGGGCCCCACGTCGTACCTGGGGCGGATTATCTGCAAAAGAA from Lutzomyia longipalpis isolate SR_M1_2022 chromosome 4, ASM2433408v1 encodes:
- the LOC129795622 gene encoding histone-lysine N-trimethyltransferase SMYD5, translated to MAGSTCGFEIILTPDKGKCLRATRKFRKGEAIIEESPLISCQFPWNAFYGYRACSHCLRPLETAEECARRLADDPTITLPYPEHCSILKSLTAQVKCPVCGVAYCSESCLTEAFQKYHKTLCKLKTPLQGLLEMWRNMHYPPETCSIMLIAKIFATVRQAGNPTEILSILREFQSEDVCNRIYHKILGEQFVEQLATLHEYMKSIFIEPIYAELLSPENFKALFILVGRNGQGIGTSSFAAWQKNLEKVDIDDRASLENDIATLYDKFEEFSGSFLDVEGSGLYVVQSKLNHSCLPNAEIKFPHSNHTLMISAVKDIEPGEEICISYLSECLLNRSRHTRHKFLKENYLFVCQCELCTSQIADPDVTSSEDEDEEAMEADEQETSKASNAMETLDIN
- the LOC129795587 gene encoding chitobiosyldiphosphodolichol beta-mannosyltransferase; this encodes MSVRKRVCVVVLGDIGRSPRMQYHVKSLLEHNFTVDLVGYVETPPLAQITASDQVKIHELNPFPNLELPRLINYVTKTIWQFLTLLVALLSISRPDLMLCQNPPAIPTLFVCYYYCWLRNTRLLVDWHNYTHTILALTSTETSLVVRIARWMEGYYGRRSAGNLCVTEAMKRNLLKVWDIKATVLYDRPPEHFRPISLEERHELYMKLSTSISEFLTRTSDDFKESGVIESTNFTQRLSNGTILAKPLRPGILISSTSWTPDEDFSVLLSALEMYEEHVRGKPRGEFPDLVCIITGKGPQKEFYLNVLKGKKWQHVSVATPWLENEDYPKLLAAADLGVCLHWSSSGLDLPMKVVDMFGCGLPVCAINFQCLEELVQHRTNGFIFNNSAELFEHLIYWFERFPDNIALHSLKEEMNKSLRNFQQLRWKDNWDREALTYFQ
- the LOC129795669 gene encoding DDRGK domain-containing protein 1 is translated as MDLYVLIGIAVSLLIVLLTTLFFLRKQTPKKDDNPPQVRRGAPMRVQEGIPRRAQLARNQRNRLRQANAAEAAAAEDDDVEEEGADEEGAERAVPDFSGEKMGTKKRAKLEAKAEKKAQREAELRVREERKKKEALQEEERRKLEEKEREEEKAREEAEKRAQEERERKEYEEYLKLKASFDVEEEGFEEGDEDQENLLKEFVEYIQRNKVVVLEDLATHFKMKTQAVIDRITDLKNGGTLTGVIDDRGKFIHISEAELQAVAKFIRQRGRVSIVELAESSNTLINLVPVST
- the LOC129795703 gene encoding transmembrane emp24 domain-containing protein eca; the protein is MWKWIVVLVVSLHCSNALYFHIGETERKCFIEEIPDETTVIVNYKVELYDPRSGGFMPSSPGIGMHVEVRDPDDKTILSRVYSSDGRISFTSHTPGEHVICMYSNSSAWFSGSQLRVHLDIQVGEHAIDYANVAQKEKLTELQLRMRQLLDQVDQITKEQNYQRYREERFRQTSESTNSRVLWWSLIQTVVLLAMGFWQMRHLKSFFEAKKLV